The genomic region CAGTTTATCCGTCTGTCCGCGCGTTACGGAATCGAGATGCTGCCGCATCTCCTAGGAGATTAATTATGAGAAGAATGCATGCAGTGCTGCTTGTATTACTGCTGGTCGGAGGTTTGACGCGTGACGTCCCTTTGACGTCGGCGCGCGCCGAAATGGCTCAGAGCGCGGACATGGCGCCGGCGCGAACGTCGCTGCTGGCCCAAATCCAGCTTCCGGACGGCGCGCGCCGCTCCACGGATCGAAACAACCAGGCCGCCTTCGAAGCCGCGCTTCGGAAGGCGTCGGAAACCAGCCGGTCAAAATCCGGCGCCGTCGAATCCAAATCCGACAAAGTTGAATCCCGGTTCAACAAGGTCGAAGTGCTGGCTTGGCCGGCGGATGCGACGCCCATGCAGGACCTGCCGTCGAAGCTAAAGGATGCCGGATATGCCTATTCCGCCCGCCCCTCGTACGACGCCGTTCCCGGCCGCATCACGCCGTTCATCGCCGCCCGCGCCGGTCAAAACGATACAATCCAGGGCATGTGGATCGAGACCGATACGAAAAACGTTCTCCTCGCCTGGGCTTCTTGCCGCTCGAACAGCGCGAGCGGTCAAGGCGAGCAGAACACATTCGAACTGCTCCCCGCCGAGCGCCCAGAAACGGACGGAGCGTTCCGCTCCGCATCCGGCGCCCGCCCCGCGAACATCTCCCCCGCGCCGGCCGCGCTAGGCGTGCGGGTACACTCCGCGACCGTGTCTCACGCGTCCGCGCATTGACGCCGACAGCCCCTGCCTGAACATTTGGATGTACGAATGTTCAGGCAGAGGCTGTTGTCACGCCGCCGTGGTTTCACGCCGGTTTTTTGCGGCGGGAGCGTATGGGCATGGCCGCCAGCTTCTGAAGATTCGCGAGCAGCGATTCTTGTTGAAGCCTCACACGGTATTGCTGCAACGGATGGCCGGGCGAAATCTCCTCCACCATATGGGTTATTGCGGGCGGGTTATTCTTGTGTGTGACGGTCGTCGTTCCAAAGCCGGATCGCCGGCTCGCTGAGGTTGTGTTCGTAGCCTAAGATACTCAGCGACGCGGTGGTCAGCACGAAGTATTGGGCGCTTTCCGGCGGCAGTCCCAGCCAGCGCGCGGCGAGAAATCTCAGAAAGTGGCCGTGGCTGAACAGGAGCGTGTCGCCTTCGATGGCGCGGAGCCGTTCGACCACGCGGTCGGCGCGGGCGCCGATCTCCGCGACGGATTCGCCGCCGGGAAATCCGTCGCGGAACGAGCGCCAATCGGGGCGCTCCTTACGGATATCCACCGTGCGTCGTCCTTCATACTCGCCATAGTTCCACTCGACGAGGTCCGGATCGACCTGTGCGGCGCCGCCGAACTCGGCGAGATCGCAGGTTTGCCGAGCGCGCAGCAGGGGACTGGTAAAGACGGCGGCGAAGGTCAGGCCCGCCAGTCGTTTGCCCAGACTCTGGGCGTTGCGCTCGCCGCGATCGGTGAGGGGAAGATCCGTCATTCCCGTATGCTGCCCGGTGATCGTCCACTCGGTTTCCCCATGACGGGCCAAATAAATACGGGGCGGGGTGTCGCTCAACGCTGTTCTCCTGGAGGGAATGATGAATTCGGGAATGATGAATTGATGTTACGCACATTGCGCCCGGCGATTTCAGTCGCCGGTCATCGCCTCTGTCTCACCATTATACTCGCCCCGGCGCGCGGCGCTGTTGCATTTGGCGCGGTGCAGGAGCGCCTTTTGCGCCGCCTCCACGTTTTTGTCGTCGCCGCGCCACAGCTCCAGCGCCGGCTGCTGAATGGCGCGGGAGAAGGAGAACGTCAGCGCCCACGGCATGCGGCCCCGGAAACGAACGTTCATGGCGTTCAATCGCGCCGACGCCAGCTCGCTTTCCTGACCCCCCGAAAGAAAGGCGATGCCGGGAACGGCGGCGGGAACGGTTCGGAGGAAGCATGTCACGGTGGCGCCGGCGACTTCCTCCACGCTGTTCTGCACGGGGCATTGCAGGCCGGGAAGCAGCATGTTCGGCTTCAGGATCATGCCCTCCAGCGCCACGCGCTGGCGTTTGAGGGTTTCGAACACGACGTTCAGGACGCGCTCCGTCATCTCGGCGCAGCGCTCCAGCGTGTGATCGCCGTCCATCAGCACTTCGGGCTCGACAATCGGGACGAGGCCGCTTTCCTGGCAGAGCGCGGCGTAGCGGGCCAGTGCATCGGCGTTCGCCGCAATACATCCGTCGCTGGGGATTCCGTCACCGATGGTAATGACCGCGCGCCACTTCGCGAAGCGCAGACCGAGGCCGGCGTATTCGGTCAAACGCTCGCGCAGGCCATCGAGACCTTCCGTGATCTTCTCGCCCGGATGCGCCGCCATGTCCTTGGCGCCGGCGTCGACTTTGACGCCAGGGACGATACCCGCCTGGATCAGGGCGTCCACAAACGGCCGGCCATCCCGCGTTTTCTGGCGCACGGTCTCATCGTAGAGGATCGCGCCGCTGATGGAGTTTCCCAGACCCGGCGCCGTGACGATCAAGTCGCGGTAGGCGCGCCGCATCT from Capsulimonas corticalis harbors:
- a CDS encoding histidine phosphatase family protein; the encoded protein is MSDTPPRIYLARHGETEWTITGQHTGMTDLPLTDRGERNAQSLGKRLAGLTFAAVFTSPLLRARQTCDLAEFGGAAQVDPDLVEWNYGEYEGRRTVDIRKERPDWRSFRDGFPGGESVAEIGARADRVVERLRAIEGDTLLFSHGHFLRFLAARWLGLPPESAQYFVLTTASLSILGYEHNLSEPAIRLWNDDRHTQE
- a CDS encoding class I fructose-bisphosphate aldolase, with the translated sequence MEIEKLKETARALLADGKGLLAMDESTGTANKRFAPLGIAQTEEMRRAYRDLIVTAPGLGNSISGAILYDETVRQKTRDGRPFVDALIQAGIVPGVKVDAGAKDMAAHPGEKITEGLDGLRERLTEYAGLGLRFAKWRAVITIGDGIPSDGCIAANADALARYAALCQESGLVPIVEPEVLMDGDHTLERCAEMTERVLNVVFETLKRQRVALEGMILKPNMLLPGLQCPVQNSVEEVAGATVTCFLRTVPAAVPGIAFLSGGQESELASARLNAMNVRFRGRMPWALTFSFSRAIQQPALELWRGDDKNVEAAQKALLHRAKCNSAARRGEYNGETEAMTGD